In Zingiber officinale cultivar Zhangliang chromosome 6A, Zo_v1.1, whole genome shotgun sequence, a single genomic region encodes these proteins:
- the LOC121994471 gene encoding uncharacterized protein LOC121994471 — MANTNMVCSMCGDVGFADKLFLCIRCNYRFQHSYCTNYYEEAALASPAVCDWCICESRSASEAKRVSSLLYSKKPTAAGRDHSTGSSGSGAGDSKVKQSHEQEQIRGRSKSGATAASSKATARRYKLLKDVLC; from the coding sequence ATGGCTAATACAAACATGGTTTGCTCCATGTGCGGCGATGTCGGCTTCGCCGATAAGCTCTTCCTCTGCATACGCTGCAACTACCGGTTCCAGCACTCGTACTGCACCAACTACTACGAGGAGGCGGCTCTGGCCTCCCCCGCCGTCTGCGACTGGTGCATATGCGAAAGCAGGAGCGCAAGTGAAGCCAAGCGCGTCTCCTCCCTTCTCTACTCGAAGAAGCCAACGGCGGCCGGCAGAGATCACTCTACTGGTAGCAGCGGCTCCGGCGCCGGCGACAGCAAGGTCAAGCAAAGCCATGAGCAGGAACAAATCCGCGGCCGCAGCAAGTCCGGCGCCACCGCTGCTTCTTCCAAAGCTACTGCCCGCCGGTACAAACTACTCAAGGATGTTTTGTGCTGA